A window of the Pedobacter frigiditerrae genome harbors these coding sequences:
- a CDS encoding PHB depolymerase family esterase: protein MQNHFKPISLFFLFIFITTSCFAQTQNFNNTKVDSSTFVQTRAILNSLSTTKFEKRNFKPREKQLPYRLLLPKNYTSTEKYPLVITFHNSTRIGNDNENQLEPLSRIWLREEIYDKYKCFVLAPQFNKRSSNYSENEDGVLISKSSEDVAMVLELIKTLEKEYPNIDSKRIYLVGYSMGASTAQNILNREPKMFAGLVSIAAVPDYSNLKEIKNKNIWLIHGQKDIENPYKGSAELFKRLEKSKRTTFTTFSELDHNNINIPFLLSEEIPNWLFQYRN, encoded by the coding sequence ATGCAAAACCATTTCAAACCTATTTCTCTATTTTTCTTATTCATTTTTATCACAACATCTTGTTTTGCCCAAACTCAGAATTTTAATAATACCAAAGTCGATAGCTCAACTTTTGTTCAAACACGGGCAATATTAAACAGTCTTTCAACAACAAAATTTGAAAAGCGAAATTTTAAACCGAGAGAAAAGCAGCTACCCTATCGTTTGTTATTACCAAAAAATTATACAAGTACTGAGAAATATCCATTGGTTATAACCTTTCATAATTCTACACGAATTGGGAATGATAATGAAAATCAACTAGAACCTTTATCAAGAATTTGGCTTAGAGAAGAAATTTATGATAAATACAAATGTTTTGTCTTGGCACCACAGTTTAACAAACGTTCTTCAAATTATTCAGAAAATGAAGATGGTGTTTTAATTTCAAAGTCTTCCGAAGATGTTGCTATGGTTTTGGAACTCATCAAAACCTTAGAAAAAGAATACCCTAACATTGATAGTAAAAGGATTTATTTAGTTGGCTATTCAATGGGTGCATCAACTGCCCAAAATATTTTAAACAGAGAACCAAAAATGTTTGCTGGCTTGGTATCTATTGCTGCTGTTCCAGATTATTCAAATTTAAAAGAAATAAAAAATAAAAATATATGGCTTATTCATGGACAAAAAGATATTGAAAACCCATATAAAGGAAGTGCCGAGTTATTTAAAAGACTAGAAAAATCTAAAAGAACAACATTTACGACATTTTCAGAACTCGACCATAACAATATAAATATTCCATTTCTGTTAAGTGAAGAAATTCCTAATTGGTTATTTCAGTACAGAAACTAA
- a CDS encoding YceI family protein encodes MKLKITSILLLAVVASFVAFTPKADVYKIDLTQSSIAWEGKKFAGSHTGTVDLTSGNLDFNGKKLAGGGFVANMTSIKTMDGGTKPNAGLDKHLKADDFFGVEKFPAANFVIKKVTGNGAAVNVTGDLTIKGITQSVTFPATLTWNADKSVTATADKIVIDRTKFGIQFKSKSVFANIGDNFIYDEFSISVKLVAKK; translated from the coding sequence ATGAAATTAAAAATCACTTCAATCTTATTATTAGCTGTTGTAGCTAGTTTTGTTGCTTTTACTCCAAAGGCAGACGTTTATAAAATAGACCTTACACAATCTAGCATTGCTTGGGAAGGCAAAAAATTTGCTGGCTCACATACTGGTACAGTAGACTTAACTTCGGGTAACCTAGACTTTAATGGTAAAAAACTAGCTGGTGGTGGTTTTGTTGCTAACATGACCAGCATCAAAACTATGGACGGTGGAACTAAGCCAAACGCAGGCTTAGATAAACACTTAAAAGCTGATGACTTTTTTGGCGTAGAAAAATTCCCTGCTGCAAACTTCGTAATTAAAAAAGTAACTGGCAACGGTGCTGCTGTTAATGTAACTGGCGATTTAACAATTAAAGGTATTACGCAATCAGTAACTTTCCCTGCTACTTTAACTTGGAATGCTGACAAATCAGTTACTGCAACTGCAGATAAAATTGTTATCGATAGAACTAAATTTGGTATTCAATTCAAATCTAAATCTGTTTTTGCTAACATCGGCGACAACTTCATTTATGATGAATTTAGCATTTCAGTAAAATTAGTGGCTAAAAAATAA
- a CDS encoding response regulator, which translates to MLDSKINLLVIDDDDINIFIIKKIVEKTGFDIDMVAKSNGKLAIDYLEEVTAQNAAFPHLILIDINMPVMNGWEFIEAYQELDFKKDADLYILSSSVYENDIEKTKSYQSVKGFISKPLSMERLTELLKAIKL; encoded by the coding sequence ATGCTAGACAGTAAGATAAATCTTTTAGTAATAGATGATGATGACATAAATATTTTTATCATCAAAAAGATTGTCGAAAAAACTGGGTTCGACATTGATATGGTAGCTAAGAGCAATGGGAAATTAGCAATAGATTACCTTGAAGAGGTAACTGCTCAAAATGCTGCATTCCCTCATTTAATTTTAATAGACATTAATATGCCGGTTATGAATGGGTGGGAGTTTATTGAAGCATATCAGGAATTAGATTTTAAGAAAGATGCCGACCTATACATTCTCTCCTCTTCTGTTTATGAAAACGACATAGAAAAAACAAAAAGTTATCAGTCCGTTAAAGGATTTATCTCTAAACCCCTTTCTATGGAGCGTTTAACAGAGTTGCTTAAAGCAATTAAACTTTAA